A stretch of the Schistocerca serialis cubense isolate TAMUIC-IGC-003099 chromosome 2, iqSchSeri2.2, whole genome shotgun sequence genome encodes the following:
- the LOC126455996 gene encoding pyrokinin-1 receptor-like gives MTALYVAILAAGLVGNVSTCAVIARSRHLHTATNYYLFSLAISDLLLLVSGLPHELYNMWVQPYALGQAVCVLQGFAAETSANASVLTITAFTVERYVAICHPFQARGLSQLSRAVKLVIAVWCVALCLAVPQVTPLLISTSG, from the coding sequence ATGACGGCGCTGTACGTGGCCATCCTGGCGGCGGGGCTGGTGGGCAACGTGAGCACGTGCGCCGTGATCGCGCGCAGCCGCCACCTGCACACGGCCACCAACTACTACCTGTTCAGCCTGGCCATCAGCGACCTGCTGCTGCTCGTGTCCGGGCTGCCGCACGAGCTGTACAACATGTGGGTGCAGCCGTACGCGCTCGGCCAGGCCGTGTGCGTGCTGCAGGGCTTCGCGGCCGAGACGTCGGCCAACGCGTCCGTGCTCACCATCACCGCCTTCACCGTCGAGCGCTACGTGGCAATCTGCCACCCGTTCCAGGCGCGCGGTCTCTCCCAGCTGTCCAGGGCCGTCAAGCTGGTCATCGCCGTCTGGTGCGTCGCCCTCTGCCTCGCCGTGCCGCAGGTAACACCTCTCCTTATATCTACATCTGGCTAA